In Aquabacterium sp. OR-4, the following proteins share a genomic window:
- the sctS gene encoding type III secretion system export apparatus subunit SctS — MNHQVIQLTQHALWLVLLLSAPPILVAAVVGLLIAFVQAATQLQEQTVQYVAKFFAIVVTIFITAALLGGSLYQLGDRVFSEFPGMVRLTP, encoded by the coding sequence ATGAACCACCAAGTCATCCAACTCACCCAGCACGCGCTGTGGCTGGTGCTGCTGCTGTCGGCGCCGCCCATCCTGGTGGCCGCCGTGGTGGGCCTGCTGATCGCCTTTGTGCAGGCCGCCACCCAGCTGCAGGAGCAGACGGTGCAGTACGTGGCCAAGTTCTTCGCCATCGTGGTCACCATCTTCATCACCGCCGCGCTGCTGGGCGGCAGCCTGTACCAGCTGGGCGACCGCGTGTTCAGCGAGTTTCCGGGCATGGTCCGGCTGACGCCCTGA